In Nitrospirota bacterium, a single window of DNA contains:
- a CDS encoding nicotinate phosphoribosyltransferase, translating to MMFHTADPEDIIHGRITDVYFERSLKILKAKKINPFVRAEFIAKGFPRQWPWAVFAGLEEAMYLMKHLPLKVRAMKEGTVFYPYEPVMEIAGKYQDFCVYETAILGLLCQASGIATQAGRFKMLAGDRPVISFGARRMHPVLAPMIERNAYIGGCDGVAVVKSGEIIGRDPMGTMPHALILCMGSTVDAIRAYDEVLEPKFKRVALIDTLLDEKFECLHVAEAMGKRLYAVRFDTPSSRRGDFYRILEEARWELDLRGYGHIKFYVSGGIREEDLPVLNPVVDGYGIGTAISNAPVVDYAMDIMEVDGKPLAKRGKWSGSKRVLECRHCGTRTIVPNRKARHVCSCGKSLHDILVPVLDDGKYLIRTGPPSQLRKAVLQNIRNLPLH from the coding sequence ATGATGTTTCACACCGCTGATCCGGAAGATATCATACACGGCAGGATTACCGATGTATATTTCGAAAGGTCTCTGAAGATCCTGAAGGCAAAGAAGATCAATCCTTTCGTACGGGCGGAATTCATCGCAAAAGGGTTCCCCCGCCAATGGCCGTGGGCAGTGTTTGCAGGTCTGGAGGAAGCGATGTACCTGATGAAGCATCTGCCGTTGAAAGTCAGGGCCATGAAAGAGGGAACGGTGTTTTATCCATATGAACCCGTGATGGAGATCGCAGGGAAGTATCAGGATTTCTGTGTGTATGAGACTGCGATACTGGGATTGCTGTGCCAGGCATCCGGCATAGCGACACAGGCAGGAAGGTTCAAAATGCTGGCAGGGGACAGGCCTGTGATCAGCTTCGGCGCGCGCAGAATGCACCCTGTGCTGGCCCCCATGATCGAGAGGAATGCCTATATCGGGGGATGTGATGGAGTTGCCGTCGTAAAATCGGGAGAGATTATTGGCAGGGACCCCATGGGTACCATGCCTCATGCGCTGATACTCTGCATGGGATCCACCGTTGATGCGATAAGGGCGTATGATGAAGTTCTTGAGCCGAAGTTCAAACGCGTTGCCCTGATAGATACCTTGCTGGATGAGAAATTTGAATGTCTTCATGTCGCTGAGGCAATGGGGAAAAGACTCTATGCGGTGAGGTTCGATACCCCGTCGTCCAGGAGGGGGGATTTCTACCGTATCCTTGAGGAAGCCAGATGGGAACTGGATCTGAGGGGATACGGCCATATAAAGTTCTATGTGAGCGGCGGGATAAGGGAAGAGGATTTGCCTGTGCTGAATCCTGTTGTCGACGGATACGGGATCGGCACGGCGATCAGCAACGCTCCTGTGGTTGATTATGCCATGGATATTATGGAAGTCGACGGCAAACCTCTGGCAAAGAGAGGAAAATGGTCGGGAAGCAAGCGGGTGCTTGAGTGCAGGCACTGCGGGACAAGAACAATCGTTCCGAACAGAAAGGCTCGCCATGTATGCTCATGCGGAAAGTCGCTGCATGACATCCTTGTTCCGGTTCTCGATGACGGGAAATATCTCATCAGAACAGGTCCTCCGTCACAACTCAGAAAAGCTGTCCTTCAGAATATCAGGAACCTGCCATTACACTGA
- a CDS encoding DMT family transporter: MGSLYILLAIFLWSSLGIVVKLSGVEVHVLMFYSLIVSVVAQGIILSGRRYRHEFPDLRKIRYPIILGVISLLNMFTFFYAYKHTTIANAVLTHYIAPVIVALLAPVFLKEKITGKIIFVIATASAGLWIMLDGLSFEESHLMGILSGLASGVAYAMIVIFLRKHAHAFHPLVLAFFTNITIIVLLMPFIREFPQQALWSYLFMGIVHSTIAPILYFKGLQVISANKAAVLGYLEPVCAILLSLLILHEIPGMHSIAGGLLIIISGYLTLREP, encoded by the coding sequence ATGGGGTCATTGTATATACTGCTTGCCATCTTCCTTTGGAGCTCTCTCGGAATAGTAGTGAAACTCTCCGGAGTAGAGGTGCATGTGCTGATGTTCTACTCGCTTATCGTGTCAGTAGTGGCTCAGGGCATAATTCTCTCCGGAAGGAGATACAGGCATGAATTCCCTGACCTGAGAAAAATACGGTATCCAATAATACTCGGCGTTATCTCCCTCCTGAACATGTTCACTTTTTTCTATGCATACAAACACACTACCATCGCGAATGCGGTGCTGACGCATTACATCGCGCCGGTGATTGTTGCATTGCTTGCCCCGGTATTTCTGAAGGAAAAAATAACCGGGAAAATCATCTTCGTGATCGCAACTGCTTCTGCGGGGTTGTGGATCATGCTCGACGGTCTCTCATTTGAGGAAAGTCACCTCATGGGTATCCTGTCCGGCCTTGCTTCGGGAGTTGCGTATGCCATGATAGTCATTTTTTTGAGAAAACACGCGCATGCATTTCATCCCCTCGTGCTTGCGTTTTTTACCAACATCACCATTATTGTTTTGCTGATGCCGTTTATCAGGGAATTTCCCCAGCAGGCTCTGTGGAGCTATTTGTTTATGGGGATTGTCCACTCTACAATAGCTCCCATACTGTACTTTAAAGGGCTGCAGGTAATAAGCGCAAATAAGGCTGCAGTGCTCGGGTATCTTGAACCTGTATGCGCAATACTCTTAAGCTTGCTGATCCTGCATGAAATTCCGGGAATGCATTCAATAGCCGGAGGACTGCTGATAATCATCTCCGGCTATCTCACCTTGCGGGAACCGTGA
- a CDS encoding ABC transporter permease: MKRVYLNLRIAFRSLLNFKLRTVLAVMGVFLGTFALIVVSNLSDSLSLKTEKEAENFGNNLLIVRSGVVRKMGTSTRLLSEATTLTVDDARAIVQGSRFINDVSPSGNKTFPVRYGNVVLKSTLVVGVTANYPLIRNFRVEEGRFLSSEDDRGFSKVAVIGTKVAQNLFGNESPLGRYILIWRVPCQVIGIMEEKGVDISGLDQDNQIFVPLNTYLRRFVNKEYINSISVQVTGEESIPLAKAEIEEILRNRHKIRQYENDDFSVIDLKDVMALKIQAISMIKVLGRVSAVVAFLIGGLGILSIMILIVNERRVEIGIRRAVGSRKRDIVLQFLIEASFISFSGGTAGVMASSVASILVFWLADLPVAVSPAGHILSLSATVLVGILAGIYPSQKATRIQPVDVIRT, translated from the coding sequence ATGAAGAGGGTGTATCTGAATCTTAGAATCGCCTTCCGTTCGCTGCTGAATTTCAAACTGCGGACTGTCCTCGCGGTGATGGGAGTATTCCTCGGCACATTCGCCCTGATTGTCGTTTCAAATCTTTCAGACTCCCTTTCCCTGAAAACCGAGAAGGAGGCGGAAAATTTCGGCAATAACCTTCTTATCGTCAGAAGCGGCGTCGTCAGGAAAATGGGAACCAGCACGAGGCTTCTCAGCGAAGCGACTACCCTCACGGTCGATGATGCCAGGGCGATCGTTCAGGGCTCACGGTTCATCAACGATGTCTCACCTTCAGGAAACAAGACATTTCCTGTGAGGTATGGCAACGTCGTGCTGAAATCGACGCTCGTCGTGGGTGTAACTGCAAATTACCCTTTAATCAGAAATTTCCGCGTCGAAGAGGGACGTTTTCTCAGTAGTGAGGACGACAGGGGATTCAGCAAAGTCGCGGTTATCGGCACAAAGGTTGCCCAAAATCTCTTCGGGAATGAAAGCCCTCTCGGCAGGTACATCCTCATCTGGAGGGTTCCCTGCCAGGTAATCGGGATTATGGAAGAAAAAGGTGTCGATATCTCGGGACTCGACCAGGACAACCAGATATTTGTCCCCCTGAATACCTATCTCAGAAGGTTCGTCAATAAGGAGTACATCAACAGCATATCCGTGCAGGTTACGGGAGAAGAGTCCATACCTCTTGCAAAAGCTGAAATCGAAGAAATATTACGGAACCGGCACAAAATCCGGCAATATGAGAACGATGATTTTTCGGTCATTGACCTTAAGGATGTCATGGCGCTGAAAATACAGGCCATCTCAATGATAAAGGTGCTGGGACGGGTATCGGCAGTTGTGGCTTTTCTCATCGGCGGCCTCGGCATTCTTTCGATCATGATACTTATTGTCAATGAAAGACGGGTTGAAATCGGCATCAGAAGAGCAGTGGGTTCACGGAAAAGGGACATTGTGCTTCAGTTCCTTATTGAGGCGTCATTCATCTCCTTCAGCGGTGGCACCGCCGGGGTCATGGCGAGTTCCGTGGCAAGCATTCTTGTCTTTTGGCTGGCAGACCTTCCGGTTGCGGTTTCTCCCGCCGGCCATATCCTCTCACTGTCAGCAACTGTGCTCGTGGGTATTCTTGCCGGGATATACCCCTCTCAGAAAGCAACAAGAATCCAGCCTGTTGACGTGATAAGGACATGA
- a CDS encoding ABC transporter permease encodes MEKLLRILSQSVLAVRSFKLRTIFCFISVALGIASITVIVAATEGAYKKAFDMVQKFGSDSLLVFGGGEEARATGQRQKTITLDDIEAVRQAFYSAYMVVPMTAMRDVTVSYRDKKYQTLIIGSTSDYSRVWAWPVIQGADFTEADVKGLKNVGLIGQFLAKELFGDDDPVGKTMLVRRIPVQIVGVLSERGTTPAGERLDDRIIIPISTLMRKLQNETKYVSALRIRFHDQENLQRYAGELKLFLRQRHGLPSEEPDDFTVISPKEIIKFLAALTGSLVIFLGITGIISLLVAGFVLANLFLLSVKERTREIGIRRATGAKKQDILIQFLGESVVITTIGGLAGFVLALASSKLLMLIAQFPIYFSWKAFAIGLLLAWIVGIVFGLQPAKQAANLRPIEAIRG; translated from the coding sequence ATGGAAAAGCTTCTCAGAATCCTGTCTCAGTCAGTTCTGGCTGTACGGTCATTCAAACTCCGCACAATTTTCTGTTTCATCAGTGTCGCGCTTGGCATAGCTTCCATCACCGTTATCGTCGCAGCCACTGAGGGCGCATACAAAAAAGCATTTGACATGGTCCAGAAGTTCGGTTCCGATTCACTTCTTGTATTCGGCGGAGGGGAGGAGGCCAGGGCAACAGGCCAGAGGCAGAAGACCATTACGCTCGATGACATTGAAGCGGTGAGGCAGGCTTTCTACAGCGCCTACATGGTCGTACCGATGACCGCAATGAGGGATGTAACCGTATCATACAGGGACAAAAAATATCAGACCCTGATCATCGGCTCCACAAGCGACTACAGTCGTGTCTGGGCCTGGCCGGTAATCCAGGGGGCTGATTTCACAGAAGCCGATGTGAAAGGGCTGAAGAATGTCGGACTTATCGGGCAGTTTCTGGCAAAAGAACTCTTCGGAGATGACGACCCGGTCGGAAAAACCATGCTTGTCAGAAGAATCCCTGTGCAGATCGTCGGCGTATTGTCAGAAAGGGGCACCACTCCTGCAGGTGAACGCCTTGACGACAGGATTATCATACCTATTTCCACGCTCATGAGAAAGCTTCAGAATGAAACAAAATATGTCTCGGCCCTCAGGATACGTTTTCATGACCAGGAAAATCTCCAGCGATACGCCGGTGAGCTCAAGTTGTTTCTCAGACAAAGACACGGTCTTCCTTCCGAAGAGCCCGATGATTTTACCGTCATCTCTCCGAAGGAGATCATCAAGTTCCTTGCCGCGCTGACCGGCTCTCTGGTAATATTCCTCGGAATAACCGGAATAATCTCCCTGCTTGTTGCGGGCTTTGTCCTGGCAAACCTCTTTCTCCTTTCAGTCAAGGAACGCACCCGGGAAATAGGCATCCGCAGGGCAACCGGGGCAAAAAAGCAGGATATCCTCATCCAGTTCCTCGGTGAATCTGTGGTAATCACGACCATCGGGGGCCTTGCCGGCTTTGTGCTCGCACTTGCCTCTTCGAAACTGCTCATGCTGATTGCGCAGTTCCCCATCTATTTCTCATGGAAGGCCTTTGCTATCGGGCTGCTTCTCGCATGGATCGTCGGGATAGTATTCGGACTTCAGCCGGCAAAACAGGCGGCAAACCTGAGACCGATTGAGGCTATCAGGGGATGA
- a CDS encoding ABC transporter ATP-binding protein, whose amino-acid sequence MPLCIMEDIKKTYHMGDLAVEILKGINLRIEKGEFVAIMGASGSGKTTLMNIIGCLDVPTSGRYMLADMEVSHLTDDELSVIRNEHIGFVFQNFYLLPYATVLENVLLPTLYMEKRKDNADKFAGELLRLVGLEERIKFRPTQLSGGEQQRVAIARALVNNPDLLLCDEPTGQLDSSTAEEIMQLIRRMNDQGKSIIVITHDPNVAGFAKRTVQIKDGLIFE is encoded by the coding sequence ATGCCCTTATGTATAATGGAGGACATAAAGAAGACGTACCACATGGGAGATCTTGCGGTTGAAATCCTGAAAGGTATCAACCTCAGGATCGAAAAAGGGGAATTCGTTGCGATCATGGGGGCTAGCGGTTCCGGGAAGACAACGCTGATGAATATCATCGGTTGTCTCGATGTCCCGACTTCCGGCCGTTACATGCTGGCAGACATGGAAGTATCTCATCTTACTGATGACGAACTGTCGGTAATCAGAAACGAGCATATCGGGTTTGTATTTCAGAACTTCTACCTTCTCCCGTATGCAACAGTGCTCGAAAATGTCCTGCTCCCCACCCTCTACATGGAGAAGAGAAAAGATAACGCGGACAAGTTTGCGGGCGAGCTGCTTCGCCTTGTGGGTCTTGAGGAACGGATAAAATTCAGGCCCACACAGCTTTCCGGAGGAGAGCAGCAGCGCGTTGCGATCGCAAGGGCACTGGTGAATAACCCGGACCTCCTGCTGTGTGACGAGCCTACAGGACAGCTTGACAGCAGCACAGCAGAGGAAATCATGCAACTCATCAGGAGGATGAACGATCAGGGCAAATCAATCATCGTCATCACGCATGATCCGAACGTCGCCGGCTTTGCAAAAAGGACTGTGCAGATTAAGGATGGATTGATTTTTGAATAG
- a CDS encoding efflux RND transporter periplasmic adaptor subunit, protein MKKIFIAAVACAVLIAAGIFLYKKMSGPAIKVLETAKVEKGSIRGVLVETGIIKPQVGAVVKIGTRATGTIVRMNVKIGDRVKTGQLVALIDDREILKTIEQQKAALNSARNTLSQVELTYPERIQEAKANHDYAKITYEREKELLLHEFTTKDSVDRAKSLFQAAEAAWKRQQHEYETQIEIAKAALDNIRAQIAQQETRLSYTRIHAPIDGVVSDVTAQEGETIVAGLQVANLVTVLDPKRLEMWIYVDETDIGHVKTGQQVEYYVDTFPDKLFHGSIGKIYPQPVVKENIVYYLAIVRVSDEDTTFLKPEMTTHIKIIFEEKSDILVVPNAAVKFEQGMQVAYKVTSPDAVHKVELKTGIRGEDKTEVLSGVKEGDVLATKLILPVSAKP, encoded by the coding sequence ATGAAAAAGATTTTCATCGCAGCAGTCGCGTGTGCCGTGCTCATTGCAGCGGGAATTTTCCTTTATAAAAAAATGTCCGGACCTGCAATTAAGGTGCTCGAAACAGCAAAAGTGGAAAAAGGCAGTATCCGTGGCGTGCTTGTGGAAACCGGGATCATTAAGCCCCAGGTGGGGGCAGTAGTGAAGATCGGCACGAGGGCCACGGGCACGATTGTCAGAATGAACGTCAAAATTGGTGACAGGGTAAAAACCGGCCAGCTTGTGGCACTCATAGACGACAGGGAGATCCTGAAGACTATCGAACAGCAGAAAGCTGCCCTCAATTCGGCACGGAATACCCTTTCACAGGTCGAACTCACCTATCCTGAGCGCATACAGGAAGCAAAGGCAAACCATGACTACGCAAAGATCACCTATGAAAGGGAAAAAGAACTCTTACTCCATGAATTTACCACCAAAGACAGCGTTGACAGGGCAAAAAGCCTTTTCCAGGCAGCTGAAGCCGCCTGGAAAAGGCAGCAGCATGAGTATGAGACCCAGATCGAGATCGCAAAAGCCGCTCTTGATAATATCAGGGCTCAGATTGCCCAGCAGGAAACACGGCTGTCATACACCAGGATACATGCACCGATAGACGGGGTAGTTTCAGATGTGACCGCGCAGGAAGGCGAGACTATTGTCGCCGGCCTCCAGGTTGCCAACCTTGTTACCGTACTCGATCCGAAACGTCTCGAGATGTGGATATACGTCGATGAAACGGATATCGGTCATGTGAAAACCGGCCAGCAGGTTGAGTATTATGTTGATACCTTTCCCGACAAGCTCTTTCACGGCAGCATAGGAAAGATTTACCCCCAGCCCGTGGTAAAAGAGAACATCGTCTATTATCTTGCCATTGTGCGGGTTTCGGATGAAGATACCACTTTTCTCAAACCCGAAATGACCACCCATATTAAGATAATCTTTGAAGAGAAGTCAGATATCCTCGTCGTGCCGAATGCTGCGGTAAAATTCGAACAGGGAATGCAGGTCGCGTACAAGGTAACCTCGCCCGACGCAGTACACAAAGTCGAGCTTAAAACCGGAATACGGGGTGAAGACAAAACCGAAGTTCTTTCGGGTGTTAAGGAAGGCGATGTGCTTGCCACGAAACTGATCCTCCCGGTATCCGCAAAACCCTGA
- a CDS encoding TolC family protein: MKSFYRHCVYLSCAFLILIASSRLSHSLTLHEALSLAKENLPSYKASQIKVKSSEALYNASLSPYLPSLDASASEGRIFSSLGEFKTRTYDLTLSYTVFDWGNRKAARNISRLNLDVSREEMRKILLDLEFSVKVAFYTAIAQKESLAQRKIQLQDAQKDYEVADGRYQFGVAKLSDVLQSSVRLEQARFNVIQAEGDLRKSLSELNSLIGRPLESEYEIQGTLEQDTRLPDIAGLYEAAMERPEIRQAQDTVRIAENNLSAIRSTFFPTLSVNASYIRNEGDSTTGAFFDEEKTVALRATWNVFELGKFFRSSSSEFEKTASFENLNELKRLLLLDVQKTFEDFRTSLNKLNVAEQQLKQAEHNYSQAFGEYKVGKADILSLVQAESLLASAREQLVSSRLNLRVSGALLERVSGIQDLRASAVQ; this comes from the coding sequence ATGAAGTCATTTTATCGGCATTGCGTGTATCTGTCATGTGCTTTTCTCATCCTGATCGCTTCCTCCCGGTTATCGCATTCGCTTACCCTTCATGAGGCCCTGTCCCTCGCAAAGGAAAATCTGCCTTCATACAAGGCATCACAGATTAAGGTAAAATCTTCGGAAGCGCTGTACAATGCCTCGCTTTCTCCGTATCTTCCGAGCCTCGATGCGTCGGCTTCCGAAGGCCGTATTTTTTCCTCATTGGGGGAATTCAAAACAAGAACCTACGATCTCACGCTTTCCTACACAGTCTTCGATTGGGGGAACAGAAAGGCCGCAAGGAATATCTCGAGACTGAACCTCGACGTCAGCAGGGAGGAGATGAGGAAAATCCTTCTCGACCTTGAATTCAGCGTTAAAGTCGCTTTCTACACCGCGATTGCACAGAAGGAGTCCCTTGCACAGCGAAAAATCCAGCTTCAGGATGCGCAGAAAGATTACGAGGTCGCAGACGGCAGGTATCAGTTTGGTGTTGCCAAGCTGTCGGACGTGCTTCAGTCATCCGTAAGACTCGAACAGGCCAGATTCAATGTCATACAGGCTGAAGGCGACCTCAGGAAATCCCTTTCCGAACTCAACTCACTCATAGGAAGGCCCCTTGAAAGCGAATATGAGATTCAGGGAACCCTTGAGCAGGATACCAGGCTCCCCGATATTGCAGGGCTCTATGAGGCTGCAATGGAACGACCTGAAATACGGCAGGCGCAGGACACTGTAAGAATCGCCGAAAACAACTTATCGGCAATCCGCAGCACCTTTTTCCCGACTCTCTCAGTGAATGCATCGTATATCAGGAATGAAGGTGACAGCACCACAGGGGCTTTTTTCGACGAGGAAAAGACCGTTGCACTGAGAGCTACCTGGAACGTTTTTGAACTCGGTAAATTCTTCAGGTCAAGCTCATCGGAATTCGAAAAAACCGCTTCATTCGAAAACCTCAATGAACTGAAACGCCTTCTGCTGCTTGATGTGCAGAAGACTTTTGAGGATTTCAGGACCTCCCTGAACAAGCTGAACGTTGCTGAGCAGCAGCTCAAACAGGCCGAGCACAATTATTCCCAGGCATTCGGTGAGTACAAGGTAGGAAAGGCTGATATCCTCTCATTGGTGCAGGCCGAAAGCCTCCTCGCATCAGCAAGGGAACAACTGGTCAGTTCCCGTCTGAACCTCAGGGTATCCGGTGCCTTGCTCGAGAGGGTTTCCGGCATTCAGGACCTTCGCGCATCAGCCGTTCAATAG
- a CDS encoding metal-dependent hydrolase, which yields MDPVTHGLAGTVIYNLGFRKGSAFWVLILASFAPDFDYITRLWGADVFLRYHRGITHGILALFLVPLIIGVFFGRKRNFLYYTFLAFVAYAVHLLLDLMTQYGTRILSPLDWHQYALNLMFIIDPYVTLGLILCAIFCKIHKRKASLIALSTVVLFVCYAGGRYYLHGKTTEFLRQQLDENTYRVCPLPNDFLRWWFVAKSGDHMKVGFADLFSQRVCIQESYTLSSKDPFAERSKSTRVVRNFLYFARYPHVEVLREEEKTTVIWRELAFSFRAGEHFIAKVIFDRKGDMIDAYFRF from the coding sequence ATGGACCCTGTCACACACGGACTTGCTGGCACGGTAATCTATAATCTGGGCTTCAGGAAAGGATCCGCGTTCTGGGTGCTGATCCTTGCGTCATTCGCCCCGGATTTTGATTATATTACGCGTCTGTGGGGCGCTGATGTGTTTCTCAGATACCACAGGGGGATAACGCACGGAATTCTGGCTCTTTTTTTGGTGCCGTTAATCATCGGCGTGTTTTTTGGCAGAAAAAGGAACTTCCTCTATTACACTTTTCTTGCCTTTGTTGCCTACGCAGTACATCTCCTTCTTGATCTGATGACGCAATACGGGACACGAATTCTGTCTCCCCTTGACTGGCACCAGTATGCGCTTAACCTCATGTTTATCATAGACCCGTACGTCACGCTCGGGCTCATCCTCTGTGCCATTTTCTGCAAGATTCACAAAAGAAAGGCTTCGCTGATCGCATTATCGACAGTCGTGCTGTTCGTCTGTTACGCAGGGGGGCGATATTATCTCCATGGCAAGACAACCGAGTTTCTGCGACAGCAGCTTGATGAAAACACTTACAGAGTCTGTCCCTTACCGAATGATTTTCTGAGGTGGTGGTTTGTGGCCAAGTCCGGAGACCACATGAAGGTGGGGTTTGCAGACCTTTTCTCGCAGAGGGTATGCATTCAGGAATCATACACTCTCAGCAGCAAGGACCCTTTTGCAGAACGGTCCAAGTCTACCAGAGTGGTGAGAAATTTTCTGTATTTTGCCCGTTATCCCCATGTGGAAGTGCTCAGGGAAGAGGAGAAAACCACGGTCATCTGGCGTGAACTTGCGTTTTCCTTCAGGGCAGGAGAACATTTCATTGCAAAGGTGATTTTTGACAGGAAGGGAGATATGATCGACGCATATTTCAGGTTCTGA
- a CDS encoding S8 family serine peptidase, with protein sequence MIKTHADRFLLFFLLAVGVLFFGVGRTCAEPSTDRDWFLAAVNAPSDMKPAKGKKKIVVAIVDDGVRITHQDLKGFIWTNPREIPGNNIDDDGNGFVDDVHGWDVSDNRNSVIPPKGRLQEYYHGTHLAGIIARIARNAYGDAATDFIRIMPVKSLSDKADKPYIRDGYKGIEYAVKSGADIVLCAWGAGQISPDEEKILENARKHGVLIVASVGNFPEEREQFPAAHGGVLGVAAIGQDKKKIEKSNFGAFIDLSGPGVNIWSSSVLSDSGYEQRDGSSSAAAIVAAAAAIVQRQHPSYSAEKITACLKSSADGIHVEDVQYSAKLGAGALNISAAAVCRLFHQKTPKVSTLDNPQGYLHFHNSGEKLSSWTIKPQGVFRGIRFSLLSLQGKPGKGMVSFYSGDLSEKKLLARYPLSRLPEDVYVPGTIASVTFETALPDRKLSWLMEYHAEPIKFSTLYCSGTVHVAEEGILEDGSGPENYSPKSDCKWLVTAPEGNVIHFTFTEFDTEARTDLLYFFHGAGTHEKIMAIFSGPGIPQELTTWSNQVLVWFVADGKNQGKGWKAEIRFKEP encoded by the coding sequence ATGATAAAAACTCACGCTGACAGGTTTCTTCTTTTTTTTCTTCTTGCTGTTGGTGTATTGTTTTTTGGGGTCGGCCGGACATGTGCGGAGCCTTCCACAGACCGGGACTGGTTTCTTGCCGCGGTCAATGCACCGAGTGACATGAAACCGGCTAAGGGGAAAAAGAAGATCGTTGTCGCTATTGTCGATGACGGAGTGAGAATCACCCATCAGGATTTGAAGGGTTTCATCTGGACAAATCCGAGAGAGATTCCCGGAAACAATATTGACGACGACGGCAACGGGTTTGTGGACGATGTCCATGGATGGGATGTTTCTGACAACAGGAATTCGGTTATTCCCCCGAAGGGAAGGCTTCAGGAGTATTATCACGGGACGCACCTTGCGGGCATTATCGCGCGTATCGCCCGCAATGCATATGGCGATGCCGCAACGGACTTCATACGGATCATGCCGGTAAAAAGCCTCTCTGACAAGGCTGACAAGCCTTATATCAGGGACGGTTACAAGGGGATCGAATATGCGGTGAAATCAGGGGCTGATATTGTCCTCTGCGCGTGGGGGGCAGGACAGATTTCCCCTGATGAAGAGAAGATTCTTGAGAACGCCCGGAAACACGGCGTCCTTATTGTGGCTTCCGTAGGCAATTTCCCGGAGGAACGGGAACAGTTCCCTGCCGCCCACGGCGGTGTTCTGGGTGTTGCTGCAATAGGGCAGGATAAGAAGAAGATAGAAAAATCGAATTTTGGTGCATTCATCGATCTGTCCGGGCCGGGAGTGAACATATGGAGTTCCAGTGTACTATCCGACTCCGGATACGAGCAAAGGGACGGTTCTTCTTCCGCGGCTGCAATAGTTGCCGCTGCCGCGGCAATTGTGCAGCGCCAGCATCCGTCATATTCTGCCGAAAAAATAACTGCCTGTTTGAAAAGCTCGGCGGATGGCATTCACGTAGAAGACGTCCAGTACAGCGCAAAGCTTGGCGCAGGGGCATTGAATATCAGCGCAGCGGCTGTATGCAGGCTCTTTCATCAAAAGACACCGAAAGTCAGCACACTCGACAATCCACAGGGGTATCTGCATTTTCACAATTCCGGGGAAAAGCTTTCATCCTGGACGATCAAACCGCAGGGCGTTTTCAGGGGGATCAGGTTCAGCCTTCTTTCATTGCAGGGCAAGCCGGGCAAAGGAATGGTGAGTTTTTATTCGGGAGATTTGTCTGAAAAGAAATTGCTTGCACGGTATCCTCTGTCTCGTCTTCCTGAAGATGTCTATGTGCCGGGAACGATCGCATCTGTGACTTTTGAAACTGCACTGCCTGACAGAAAACTCAGCTGGCTCATGGAGTACCACGCGGAACCGATCAAATTCAGCACGTTATACTGCAGCGGAACAGTCCATGTCGCTGAAGAAGGAATATTGGAAGACGGAAGCGGTCCTGAGAATTACTCTCCCAAAAGCGACTGCAAGTGGCTTGTCACTGCTCCGGAAGGGAACGTTATCCATTTCACGTTCACTGAATTTGATACTGAGGCCAGGACCGACCTGCTGTATTTTTTTCACGGAGCGGGAACCCATGAAAAAATCATGGCAATCTTTAGCGGTCCGGGCATTCCGCAGGAACTCACTACCTGGAGCAACCAGGTTCTGGTATGGTTTGTCGCTGACGGCAAAAACCAGGGGAAAGGCTGGAAAGCGGAAATCCGCTTTAAGGAGCCGTAA
- a CDS encoding PilZ domain-containing protein — protein sequence MTEKRKHKRVPLYGTATLRVKDRDGERSLQALPANISLGGIGLYSDDAIETQTGILMNISFVSAEGEAQADSLEGEVIYVKKIGDIYFLGIRFSEEIDAENAPMLHAHIRKTFDWNK from the coding sequence ATGACAGAAAAGCGAAAGCATAAGCGGGTTCCTCTGTACGGAACAGCAACCCTGAGAGTGAAGGACAGGGACGGGGAGAGATCCCTCCAGGCCCTGCCGGCCAATATCTCCCTTGGAGGCATCGGATTGTATTCCGATGATGCAATAGAGACGCAGACAGGGATACTCATGAATATCAGTTTCGTTTCGGCAGAAGGTGAGGCACAGGCCGATTCTCTGGAAGGTGAAGTGATTTACGTGAAAAAGATAGGAGATATCTATTTCCTGGGTATCAGGTTTTCTGAGGAGATAGATGCCGAAAACGCTCCAATGCTACACGCGCATATCCGGAAAACCTTTGACTGGAACAAATAG